Proteins encoded within one genomic window of Hevea brasiliensis isolate MT/VB/25A 57/8 chromosome 8, ASM3005281v1, whole genome shotgun sequence:
- the LOC110652953 gene encoding probable disease resistance protein At4g27220 yields MSGLQDLEAEILGTKQPFLSQPFLSQPFLSQPFGWASSNSVLFPSSSSKSSVSRTRSRRTFFDVRGTCFLCGEPLGDDRNIFMYRGDSFCSKECRLRQMAKDETSDRIQINPSDPASVRMARIKSKLGKKFDTRTIFEGITEVRDQCWTKATHPRAELENKQKPICIAPSETLLEAIIEKDMKFDRSLNIIMGSMGNSDIGKIGIYGRAGIGKSTLLETLRDQPMVRRFFESVIWVKVSKVWRMIQVQQEILRQLASRKIDHNEHINSQGLFNLLNCKKFLLILDDVCEFINLEMMGIPKPTPENGCKIILTTRLEQICDQMAVDWKVRLEDLLSWELFCQNVGEIVDSSPSVQPLARRIVEMCCHCSHAIILVARALKDACDIRIWNNVLETLSKEPVWVISHQDKLEIIMINALKFSYECLPDDITRKCLRNCVQLFQNQVFKVALLIDSWIADGLIDNHHKGNQILDTLTSANLLRRTSRSQFVELEETYRHILVDHIILPEEGRLFLMQGGMRLTETPKVEEWESSKVIYLMDNELSVLPENPRCLILEALFLQRNCKLRKIPPSFFHHMPALKILNLSRTRIKSLPESVFKLVSLRRLYLNNCELLMALSPSVGELKHLEVLDLQGTEIMDLPKEIERLTNLTCLEVSFCEPMNHRRSKQSNPLIPCGMISALSQLEELSIDASPDDEWWKACVEDVVSEVCHLPVLNTLKFYFPRVELLRYFKWYDAVMADPPLSHFRFTVGCRVKRIISRLPSDIEFELERYARCLKYVNGTAIPGDIKQALRHATAFFLDRHVTIRKLSEFGYGNLKQLKCCVVGECNELQAIIDGNQIEARLGDLALEYLHIYYMKNLRSIWEGPLHYSGLFVLKFLTLRACPQLTTIFTSELLRTLICLEELTVDDCPEIITLVTCYKSEDVQIFPRLRKVSLHYLPRLVGFSECLLLSPRLEWISVCYCPNLKKLPILDKALNGNLKKIMGESSWWKSLKWESTKDSWDDIFVPVDVCY; encoded by the exons ATGTCTGGACTTCAAG ACTTGGAAGCTGAAATCTTAGGGACGAAACAGCCATTCCTCTCTCAGCCATTCCTCTCTCAGCCATTCCTCTCTCAGCCATTTGGTTGGGCGAGTAGCAATAGTGTATTATTTCCGAGCAGCTCATCAAAATCTTCAGTTTCACGTACAAGATCTCGAAGGACGTTTTTTGATGTTCGGGGAACTTGTTTTCTTTGCGGAGAACCTTTGGGTGATGACAGAAACATATTCATGTACAG AGGAGATTCATTCTGTAGCAAGGAATGCCGGCTACGCCAAATGGCTAAAGATGAAACCAGTGACCGAATACAGATCAATCCTAGTGATCCAG CTTCAGTGAGAATGGCAAGGATTAAATCTAAGCTGGGCAAGAAATTTGACACAAGAACCATTTTTGAGGGAATAACTGAAGTTAGGGATCAATGTTGGACCAAAGCAACACACCCAAGAGCAGAACTAGAGAATAAACAGAAACCAATATGCATTGCTCCATCTGAGACATTACTTGAAGCTATTATAGaaaaagatatgaaatttgatcGTAGCCTGAACATAATCATGGGAAGCATGGGAAATTCAGATATAGGTAAGATTGGGATTTATGGAAGAGCAGGGATTGGAAAATCAACTTTGTTAGAAACCCTGAGGGATCAGCCTATGGTAAGGAGATTTTTTGAAAGTGTTATTTGGGTTAAGGTTTCCAAGGTTTGGCGCATGATCCAGGTGCAGCAGGAGATCTTGAGACAATTAGCTTCTAGAAAGATTGATCATAATGAGCATATAAACTCACAGGGACTGTTCAATTTGCTAAACTGCAAGAAGTTCTTATTAATTTTGGATGATGTTTGTGAGTTCATAAATCTAGAAATGATGGGAATCCCTAAGCCAACCCCTGAAAATGGTTGCAAGATAATTTTGACAACTAGATTAGAGCAGATATGCGATCAGATGGCAGTGGACTGGAAGGTAAGACTAGAAGATTTATTGTCCTGGGAATTGTTTTGCCAGAATGTTGGTGAAATTGTGGATTCTTCTCCCAGCGTTCAACCACTAGCAAGAAGAATAGTTGAGATGTGTTGCCACTGTTCACATGCCATCATCCTAGTTGCAAGGGCATTAAAAGATGCTTGTGATATTCGTATCTGGAACAATGTGCTTGAAACATTAAGCAAGGAACCTGTATGGGTGATATCTCATCAAGACAAATTAGAAATTATCATGATTAATGCATTAAAATTCAGCTATGAATGTCTACCTGATGACATAACTAGAAAATGCTTAAGAAATTGTGTGCAGCTTTTTCAGAATCAAGTGTTTAAAGTAGCATTGTTGATAGATAGCTGGATTGCAGATGGTCTAATAGATAACCATCATAAAGGCAATCAAATTCTGGACACGCTGACAAGTGCCAATCTACTGAGGAGAACTTCTCGCAGTCAATTTGTTGAGCTGGAGGAGACGTATCGACATATATTAGTAGATCATATCATCTTACCAGAGGAGGGGAGATTGTTTCTGATGCAAGGAGGTATGAGATTGACTGAGACACCAAAGGTTGAGGAATGGGAGAGCTCGAAAGTTATTTACTTGATGGATAATGAACTATCGGTGTTGCCAGAGAATCCAAGATGCCTCATACTAGAAGCATTGTTCCTCCAAAGAAATTGCAAATTAAGAAAGATACCTCCATCATTTTTCCATCATATGCCTGCTCTAAAAATCCTGAACCTGTCCAGAACTCGCATCAAGTCTTTGCCAGAATCTGTATTCAAGTTGGTGAGCCTTAGAAGGCTTTATTTAAATAATTGTGAACTGCTTATGGCATTGTCTCCTAGTGTTGGAGAGCTGAAGCATCTTGAGGTACTTGATCTTCAAGGGACAGAGATCATGGATCTGCCTAAGGAAATTGAACGATTAACAAATCTGACATGCTTGGAAGTGTCATTCTGTGAGCCTATGAATCACAGAAGATCAAAACAGTCAAATCCTTTGATTCCTTGTGGTATGATATCTGCTTTATCACAGTTAGAAGAATTAAGCATCGACGCGAGTCCTGATGATGAATGGTGGAAAGCATGTGTGGAGGATGTTGTTTCTGAAGTTTGTCACTTACCAGTGCTAAACACACTTAAATTCTACTTTCCTAGGGTAGAACTTCTGAGATATTTCAAGTGGTATGATGCTGTTATGGCAGATCCACCATTGTCACATTTCAGATTTACTGTTGGTTGTAGGGTCAAGCGCATCATATCTCGACTCCCTAGCGATATTGAGTTCGAGTTGGAACGATATGCTAGGTGCTTGAAGTATGTAAATGGTACAGCAATCCCTGGAGATATCAAGCAGGCACTTAGACATGCAACTGCATTTTTCTTAGATCGCCATGTGACTATTAGAAAATTATCTGAATTTGGATATGGAAATCTGAAGCAACTAAAATGTTGTGTGGTGGGGGAATGCAATGAGCTTCAAGCAATTATAGATGGAAATCAAATAGAAGCCAGACTTGGTGATTTAGCACTGGAATATCTGCACATATACTATATGAAGAATTTAAGAAGCATATGGGAGGGACCATTGCATTATAGTGGCTTATTTGTTCTGAAATTCTTGACTCTGCGCGCATGTCCACAGTTAACCACCATTTTCACTTCGGAATTGCTTAGAACTCTCATATGTCTAGAAGAGCTCACAGTTGATGATTGCCCTGAAATCATAACCTTAGTGACCTGCTATAAATCCGAGGATGTACAAATCTTCCCAAGGTTAAGGAAGGTATCTCTCCATTACTTGCCTAGACTGGTTGGATTCTCCGAGTGTTTGCTGCTTTCTCCAAGACTGGAATGGATTAGTGTTTGTTATTGCCCCAATCTCAAAAAGCTACCTATTCTTGATAAAGCTTTAAATGGAAATCTAAAGAAGATCATGGGCGAGTCTAGCTGGTGGAAGTCATTGAAGTGGGAAAGCACAAAGGATTCTTGGGATGACATATTTGTTCCTGTTGATGTATGTTATTGA